The following are encoded in a window of Lates calcarifer isolate ASB-BC8 linkage group LG20, TLL_Latcal_v3, whole genome shotgun sequence genomic DNA:
- the dnajb13 gene encoding dnaJ homolog subfamily B member 13, giving the protein MGFDYYETLEINRNATDADIKKAYRRLALKFHPSSNREPGSAEKFSQLGEAYDVLSDPRKKATYDKFGEEGLKGGIPLEFGSGGAWSSKYVYHGSPEKTFRQFFGGDNPFADFYTNDVPLQFGGLQPGVVKTQDSPIERDLHLSLDDLFHGCTKKIKISRRIMNEDGYSSSIKDKILSIDVKPGWKEGTRIIFSKEGDQGPNSIPADIVFIVRQKSHPLFVRQQNDLIYKAHISLEMALTGFSVDVETLDGRLLNIPVNDIVHPTYTKVVTGEGMPLTQDPSQRGNLIITFDIQFPEKLSAERKHLIKQALK; this is encoded by the exons ATGGGTTTCGACTACTACGAGACGctggaaataaacagaaatgcaaCAGACGCAGATATCAAAAAGGC ATATCGACGCCTTGCATTGAAATTTCATCCTAGTAGCAACAGAGAGCCAGGGAGCGCCGAGAAGTTCAGTCAACTTGGTGAGGCCTACGACGTTTTGAGCGACC CTCGAAAAAAGGCAACCTATGACAAGTTTGGTGAGGAGGGTCTAAAAGGTGGTATCCCACTGGAGTTTGGCAGCGGTGGGGCCTGGTCATCTAAGTATGTCTACCATGGGAGTCCAGAGAAAACATTCAGACAGTTTTTTGGAGGTGACAACCCATTTGCAG aCTTCTATACAAATGATGTGCCACTTCAGTTCGGTGGGCTGCAACCAGGAGTGGTGAAGACACAAGATTCCCCAATAGAGAGAGACCTTCATTTGTCCCTGGACGATCTCTTCCACGGATGcacaaaaaagataaagatatcTCGCAGG ATTATGAATGAGGATGGATACTCATCCAGCATCAAAGACAAGATCCTGTCTATAGATGTAAAGCCTGGATGGAAAGAAGGCACAAGAATAATTTTTTCCAAGGAGGGAGATCAG GGACCAAACAGCATACCTGCAGATATTGTGTTCATAGTGCGACAGAAGAGTCATCCTCTGTTTGTAAGACAACAGAATGACCTGATCTACAAGGCCCATATCTCTCTGGAGATG GCCTTGACTGGCTTCTCTGTGGATGTGGAGACACTAGATGGCAGGCTACTCAATATTCCTGTCAATGACATTGTGCA CCCTACATACACAAAAGTGGTGACTGGAGAGGGAATGCCGCTGACCCAGGATCCCTCACAGAGAGGAAACCTCATCATTACGTTTGATATCCAGTTCCCTGAGAAACTCTCTGCTGAAAGGAAGCATCTGATCAAACAAGCtctaaaataa